The Microbacterium luteum genome includes a region encoding these proteins:
- a CDS encoding chitinase, which yields MSPLRGRASGPHAGKRLSLWRLLLGVGAVSVVAVGGVFGVRWVAAQAVVQSFDDPWFAAYVDVTLTPTYDFGDPADESEASVVLAFLTAPTGGQACEPSWGGAYSLSEAARDLDLDRRIARLRDAGGDVVLSFGGAAGVELATACDTADQTRAAYAAAIDRYDVEVIDLDIENDDLADAAAAERRAEAVAQLQETRDLQVWLTLPVSPTGLTADGIDQVRQFLAAGVDLAGVNAMTMDYGVDLDGRSMAAVNDSALEGLHAQLDALYAEADDAQADAVLWAKIGTTPMIGQNDIPAEVFTLADAEAVNASAHAQGLGRVSMWSLNRDRSCSDNYAVTSVVSNLCSGVDQGDLTFAGVLDAGFSAPAARATTTASPSPTASPEPTTPVDDPATSPYPIWGENTRYLAGTKTVWHGNVYEAKWWTQGDQPDDPLTVAADSPWTLIGPVLPGEKPYEIPTVPEGTYDEWDGAADYEAGDRVEFEGLPFEAKWWTSGDSPAAIGDDPDGSPWRALTAAEVAEVAAGADD from the coding sequence ATGAGCCCGCTGCGCGGTCGGGCGTCCGGGCCCCACGCCGGAAAGCGGCTGTCGCTGTGGCGCCTGCTGCTCGGCGTCGGCGCCGTGTCGGTCGTCGCCGTGGGCGGCGTGTTCGGCGTGCGCTGGGTCGCGGCGCAGGCCGTGGTGCAGTCGTTCGACGACCCGTGGTTCGCGGCCTATGTCGATGTGACCCTCACGCCCACCTACGACTTCGGGGACCCCGCCGACGAGAGCGAGGCGAGCGTCGTGCTGGCGTTCCTGACCGCCCCCACCGGCGGCCAAGCCTGCGAACCGAGCTGGGGAGGTGCCTACTCGCTGAGCGAGGCGGCGCGCGACCTCGACCTCGACCGCCGGATCGCCCGGCTCCGCGACGCCGGCGGCGACGTGGTCCTCTCCTTCGGCGGTGCCGCGGGCGTGGAACTGGCGACGGCGTGCGACACCGCTGACCAGACCCGCGCCGCGTACGCGGCCGCGATCGACCGCTACGACGTGGAGGTCATCGACCTCGACATCGAGAACGACGACCTCGCCGATGCCGCTGCCGCGGAGCGGCGCGCCGAGGCGGTCGCGCAGCTGCAGGAGACGCGAGACCTGCAGGTATGGCTGACGCTTCCGGTGTCGCCCACCGGCCTCACGGCGGACGGCATCGACCAGGTGCGTCAGTTCCTGGCCGCCGGCGTCGACCTGGCGGGGGTGAACGCCATGACCATGGACTACGGCGTCGACCTCGACGGCCGGTCCATGGCCGCCGTCAACGACTCCGCACTCGAGGGACTTCACGCGCAGCTGGATGCGCTCTACGCGGAGGCCGACGACGCCCAGGCCGATGCGGTGCTGTGGGCCAAGATCGGCACGACGCCGATGATCGGGCAGAACGACATCCCCGCTGAGGTATTCACCCTCGCCGACGCCGAAGCGGTGAACGCGTCGGCCCATGCGCAGGGACTCGGCCGGGTCTCGATGTGGTCGCTCAACCGCGATCGATCGTGCAGCGACAACTACGCGGTGACCTCCGTGGTCTCCAATCTGTGCAGCGGCGTCGATCAGGGCGATCTCACCTTCGCCGGTGTGCTCGACGCCGGCTTCTCGGCGCCGGCCGCACGCGCGACCACGACCGCGAGCCCGTCGCCGACGGCTTCGCCGGAGCCGACGACACCGGTCGACGATCCCGCGACCAGCCCCTATCCGATCTGGGGCGAGAACACGCGCTATCTCGCCGGGACGAAGACGGTGTGGCACGGGAACGTCTACGAGGCGAAGTGGTGGACGCAGGGCGACCAGCCGGACGACCCGCTGACGGTCGCCGCGGACAGCCCGTGGACCCTCATCGGGCCGGTGCTGCCCGGAGAGAAGCCCTACGAGATCCCGACGGTCCCGGAGGGCACCTACGACGAGTGGGACGGCGCCGCCGACTACGAGGCCGGCGATCGGGTCGAGTTCGAAGGGCTGCCGTTCGAGGCGAAGTGGTGGACCAGTGGTGACAGCCCCGCCGCGATCGGCGACGACCCGGACGGCTCGCCGTGGCGCGCGCTCACCGCAGCGGAGGTGGCCGAGGTCGCAGCCGGCGCCGACGACTGA
- the ligD gene encoding non-homologous end-joining DNA ligase yields MASERITLTVPGPHGDREVGLSSPSRVLWPEAGITKRELAEYFIAVADPFLAANGDRPVSLERFPDGVDGERFYSKNPPKGAPDFVETVTVTYNSGRRHPQLVLTEPAAVVWAAQMNTVVFHPWASRTADTDRPVELRIDLDPHGATDFDDAAAVAPELRGVLREAGLQPWVKTSGNRGLHVFCPIEPTHEFLDVRHAVIALARELERRLPEKVTTAWWKEERGDRVFVDFNQANRDRTMAGAYSPRALPAATVSTPLSWDELEAGVDPSAFTVRSTPERLERHGDPWADFAARPGRIDTLLAWWQRDLEAGLGELPFPPDFPKMPGEPPRVQPSRAKKDG; encoded by the coding sequence ATGGCGTCCGAGCGCATCACGCTGACCGTCCCGGGACCGCACGGCGACCGCGAGGTCGGGCTCTCCAGCCCGAGCCGCGTGCTGTGGCCGGAGGCGGGGATCACCAAGCGGGAGCTCGCTGAGTACTTCATCGCCGTCGCCGACCCGTTCCTCGCCGCGAACGGCGATCGCCCGGTGTCGCTGGAGCGGTTCCCCGACGGCGTCGACGGGGAACGGTTCTACTCGAAGAATCCGCCCAAGGGCGCCCCCGACTTCGTCGAGACCGTGACGGTCACCTACAACAGCGGGCGCCGTCATCCGCAGCTCGTCCTCACCGAGCCCGCGGCCGTCGTGTGGGCGGCTCAGATGAACACCGTCGTCTTTCACCCGTGGGCCTCGCGCACGGCCGACACCGACCGTCCGGTCGAGCTGCGCATCGACCTCGACCCCCACGGCGCGACCGATTTCGACGACGCCGCGGCGGTCGCGCCCGAGCTGCGCGGGGTGCTGCGCGAGGCGGGGCTCCAGCCGTGGGTGAAGACCAGCGGCAACCGGGGTCTGCACGTGTTCTGCCCGATCGAGCCGACGCACGAGTTCCTGGATGTGCGCCACGCCGTCATCGCGCTCGCGCGCGAACTGGAACGTCGCCTGCCGGAGAAGGTCACCACGGCCTGGTGGAAGGAGGAGCGCGGCGATCGCGTGTTCGTGGACTTCAATCAGGCCAACCGTGACCGTACGATGGCCGGGGCCTACAGTCCCCGCGCGCTGCCGGCCGCAACCGTCTCCACCCCGCTCAGCTGGGACGAGCTCGAGGCGGGGGTCGACCCGTCCGCGTTCACCGTGCGCAGCACCCCGGAGCGGCTCGAACGGCACGGCGACCCGTGGGCGGACTTCGCCGCACGACCGGGCCGGATCGACACCCTCCTGGCCTGGTGGCAGCGCGACCTCGAGGCCGGGCTCGGCGAGCTGCCCTTTCCGCCGGACTTCCCGAAGATGCCGGGGGAGCCGCCGCGCGTACAGCCCAGCCGAGCGAAGAAGGACGGATGA
- a CDS encoding SseB family protein, whose translation MAFFSRRKREDSQPERSREGAAEPAEPTDAPTTDTDVTSGAQTDDAAADAAAQEAAASVNISMSSFRGLGGGPSAAARPSTPSEDAAPANAKPAPSTAAPSGPVRAESIPGVRDNVPVREAIAKLADTAPADGLLEVARQLLQGHLFLRVKGDARTLLSEGKSLPLAVTKIGEKQFVLAYSSGAALQKSLAADNDAQTSAVGQPVTAVLKYVLGGAYAGLIIDPASAPARAVVPRELIEKMLDQADEKLTVKTLLSTPRTDATPEAVVAAIPEARLWVAVGKAPDGEKMGIAQGRADDGTRYLEVFTHPLEVAAMKRSDQPAPVTAAQLAGALKADPEIGGVVIDPGGPWIRLTRDQLAPVIALA comes from the coding sequence ATGGCTTTCTTCTCCCGCCGCAAGCGCGAAGACTCCCAGCCCGAGCGTTCCCGTGAGGGAGCAGCCGAGCCCGCGGAGCCGACGGACGCCCCGACCACCGACACCGACGTCACGAGCGGTGCGCAGACGGATGACGCCGCCGCGGATGCGGCAGCGCAGGAGGCCGCAGCATCGGTCAACATCTCGATGTCGTCCTTCCGCGGACTCGGGGGCGGTCCCTCCGCTGCCGCGAGGCCGTCGACGCCGAGCGAGGACGCCGCGCCCGCGAACGCGAAGCCGGCCCCGTCGACCGCAGCGCCGTCCGGTCCGGTGCGGGCCGAATCGATCCCGGGCGTGCGGGACAACGTGCCCGTGCGCGAGGCCATCGCGAAGCTCGCCGACACCGCGCCCGCCGACGGCCTCCTCGAGGTCGCCCGCCAGCTGCTGCAGGGGCATCTGTTCCTGCGCGTGAAGGGCGACGCGCGCACGCTGCTGTCGGAGGGGAAGAGCCTGCCGCTGGCCGTCACCAAGATCGGCGAGAAGCAGTTCGTGCTCGCCTACAGCAGCGGGGCGGCGCTGCAGAAGAGTCTCGCGGCCGACAACGACGCGCAGACCTCGGCGGTCGGACAGCCCGTCACCGCCGTGCTGAAGTACGTTCTCGGCGGTGCGTACGCCGGCCTCATCATCGATCCGGCCTCCGCTCCGGCGCGCGCCGTGGTGCCACGCGAGCTGATCGAGAAGATGCTCGACCAGGCCGACGAGAAGCTCACCGTCAAGACGCTGCTGTCGACACCGCGTACGGATGCGACGCCGGAGGCGGTGGTCGCGGCGATCCCCGAAGCGCGCCTGTGGGTCGCCGTCGGCAAGGCGCCGGACGGCGAGAAGATGGGCATCGCGCAGGGCCGCGCCGACGACGGCACCCGCTACCTCGAGGTGTTCACGCATCCCCTCGAAGTGGCCGCGATGAAGCGCAGCGACCAGCCCGCTCCGGTGACGGCGGCGCAGCTGGCCGGAGCCCTCAAGGCCGATCCCGAGATCGGCGGCGTCGTCATCGACCCGGGCGGGCCGTGGATCCGCCTCACGCGCGATCAGCTCGCACCGGTGATCGCCCTCGCCTGA
- a CDS encoding glycosyltransferase family 2 protein: MGRIDRQPSSRRAQWGSERTRTPLDTVHRTPSEMKIIWGRVAIIVTIAAWVGYLVFTVVPRILSGEGVLATLEAILYGLVVTFLSFSALMYLVARSGAFGRFRDHARIPRGELDRHFAHRAGSGMTVLVPSYAEETSVIRKTMWSAALQEYPDLRVVLLLDDPPTPADPAVRARLEETRGIAAEIATALEMPRARFAENLFALEHRWILGNTPDPVVDAEALEHLVADYDLASQWLRDMAGTWPHEDHVDTFFIDQVLRELASDLDLTAQALSLAAADGDTPTVAHVRDMRRRLVRIFTAELTTFERKQYASLSHEPNKAMNLNSYIGLMGGRYREEHGPGGTLLRPVAGSTSADLIVPNADYLLTLDADSLLLRDYCIRLVYFLEQPGNERVAVTQTPYSSFRGAPTRIERLAGASTDIQHILHQGMTAHGATFWVGANAVIRMEALDDILEIDTVDGFEVRRYVQDRTVIEDTESSIDIADRGWTLANYPERLSYSATPPDFGSLVVQRRRWANGGLLILPKFWRFARSRHRSGRSVSLAEWMLRTNYMASLVWASFGLILMLTLPFDSRLLSPLVVFAALPYFLAQASDLKYCGYRRIDIFRIYGFNLILLPVNLAGVLKSIEQALTGRKIPFARTPKVKDRTATQLLYVAAPWAIIAFSVYTTWWNAQSENWGTAAFAAFNAVTALWATLENIGLRASVADTWLGLTDWMWVDTRPKASAAASEAAEVDWREVLYRGYPASGESHRAVAPVRDALPAAPPPAEAEPATSDEQTPEVVR; encoded by the coding sequence ATGGGGAGAATCGACCGGCAGCCGTCGTCGCGGCGGGCGCAGTGGGGGTCCGAGCGCACCCGCACACCGCTGGACACGGTGCATCGCACGCCGAGCGAGATGAAGATCATCTGGGGGCGTGTGGCGATCATCGTCACGATCGCGGCCTGGGTCGGATATCTCGTCTTCACGGTCGTGCCCCGCATCCTCTCCGGCGAGGGGGTCCTCGCGACGCTCGAGGCGATCCTCTACGGTCTCGTCGTCACGTTCCTCAGCTTCTCCGCGCTGATGTACCTCGTGGCACGCTCGGGCGCGTTCGGCCGGTTCCGCGACCACGCGCGTATTCCCCGGGGAGAACTCGATCGTCACTTCGCCCATCGCGCGGGCTCGGGGATGACCGTTCTGGTGCCGTCCTACGCCGAGGAGACCAGCGTCATCCGCAAGACGATGTGGTCGGCGGCGCTGCAGGAGTATCCCGATCTGCGGGTCGTGCTGCTGCTGGATGATCCGCCGACGCCCGCGGACCCGGCCGTCCGCGCACGGCTCGAGGAGACCCGGGGGATCGCGGCCGAGATCGCGACGGCGCTGGAGATGCCGCGAGCGCGCTTCGCCGAGAATCTGTTCGCCCTCGAACACCGGTGGATCCTCGGGAACACGCCCGATCCCGTCGTCGACGCCGAAGCGCTCGAGCACCTCGTGGCCGACTACGACCTCGCCTCCCAGTGGCTCCGCGACATGGCCGGCACCTGGCCGCACGAAGACCACGTCGACACCTTCTTCATCGATCAGGTGCTCCGCGAACTCGCCTCCGACCTCGACCTCACCGCGCAGGCGCTCTCGCTCGCGGCGGCCGACGGCGACACGCCCACCGTGGCGCACGTGCGCGACATGCGACGCCGCCTTGTGCGGATCTTCACCGCCGAGCTGACGACCTTCGAGCGCAAGCAGTACGCGTCTTTGTCGCACGAGCCGAACAAGGCGATGAACCTCAACTCCTACATCGGCCTGATGGGAGGTCGGTATCGCGAGGAGCACGGCCCCGGCGGAACGCTCCTGCGCCCGGTCGCCGGCTCCACCTCGGCCGACCTCATCGTGCCGAACGCCGACTACCTCCTCACGCTCGACGCCGACTCGCTGCTGCTGCGGGACTACTGCATCCGTCTGGTCTACTTCCTCGAGCAGCCGGGCAACGAGCGGGTCGCGGTCACGCAGACGCCGTACTCGTCCTTCCGAGGCGCTCCCACGCGCATCGAACGGCTCGCGGGCGCCTCGACCGACATCCAGCACATCCTGCACCAGGGCATGACCGCGCACGGCGCGACGTTCTGGGTGGGGGCCAACGCCGTCATCCGCATGGAGGCGCTGGACGACATCCTCGAGATCGACACCGTCGACGGATTCGAGGTCAGGCGATACGTGCAGGACCGCACCGTGATCGAAGACACCGAGTCGAGTATCGACATCGCCGACCGCGGCTGGACGCTGGCGAACTACCCCGAGCGGCTGAGCTACAGCGCCACGCCGCCGGACTTCGGATCGCTGGTCGTGCAGCGCCGGCGGTGGGCGAACGGCGGGCTCCTGATCCTGCCGAAGTTCTGGCGATTCGCCCGTTCCCGCCACCGCTCCGGGCGATCGGTCTCCCTCGCCGAGTGGATGCTGCGCACCAACTACATGGCCTCGCTCGTGTGGGCGAGCTTCGGGCTCATCCTCATGCTCACCCTTCCCTTCGACAGCCGTCTGCTGAGCCCGCTGGTGGTCTTCGCGGCGCTGCCGTACTTCCTGGCACAGGCGAGCGATCTGAAGTACTGCGGATACCGCCGCATCGACATCTTCCGCATCTACGGCTTCAACCTGATCCTGCTGCCGGTGAACCTCGCCGGCGTGCTGAAGTCGATCGAGCAGGCGCTGACCGGCCGCAAGATCCCCTTCGCCCGCACACCCAAGGTGAAGGACCGCACCGCCACGCAGCTGCTCTACGTCGCAGCGCCGTGGGCGATCATCGCCTTCTCGGTGTACACCACGTGGTGGAACGCGCAGTCGGAGAACTGGGGCACGGCGGCGTTCGCGGCGTTCAACGCCGTGACGGCGCTGTGGGCGACGCTGGAGAACATCGGCCTGCGCGCGTCGGTGGCCGACACCTGGCTCGGGCTCACCGACTGGATGTGGGTCGACACGCGTCCGAAGGCATCGGCCGCGGCGTCGGAGGCCGCCGAGGTCGACTGGCGGGAGGTGCTGTACCGGGGCTACCCGGCTTCGGGCGAGTCGCATCGCGCCGTGGCGCCGGTGCGGGATGCGCTGCCGGCCGCACCGCCGCCGGCGGAAGCGGAGCCGGCGACCTCGGATGAGCAGACGCCGGAGGTCGTGCGATGA
- a CDS encoding nitroreductase family deazaflavin-dependent oxidoreductase produces MSRPRASAREAEQARLSPVTDRLVARLLRTRWLMRLPIPMFRRGFGWMLGQRFVMIEHLGRTSGRPRYVVVEVVSRERNLLRVASGFGTASQWYRNISANGVAFLSTGTARRVPAHARILAPAESAAVLARYAREHPSAWRHLERAMDDLAGGEAAIPVIEFTPPERKA; encoded by the coding sequence ATGAGCCGTCCACGCGCATCCGCTCGTGAGGCGGAGCAAGCGCGCCTCTCCCCGGTGACGGACCGCCTGGTGGCGCGCCTGCTCCGCACCCGCTGGCTCATGCGTCTGCCGATCCCGATGTTCCGCCGCGGGTTCGGATGGATGCTCGGACAACGGTTCGTGATGATCGAGCACCTCGGTCGCACGAGCGGGCGGCCGCGCTACGTCGTCGTCGAGGTCGTCTCCCGCGAGCGCAACCTCCTGCGCGTCGCCTCCGGATTCGGCACCGCCTCGCAGTGGTACCGCAACATCTCCGCGAACGGCGTCGCCTTCCTCTCCACCGGGACCGCGCGGCGGGTTCCCGCGCATGCACGCATCCTTGCACCCGCTGAATCCGCCGCGGTCCTCGCGCGCTACGCGCGGGAGCATCCCTCGGCATGGCGGCACCTCGAACGGGCGATGGACGACCTGGCCGGGGGTGAGGCGGCGATCCCGGTGATCGAATTCACGCCGCCTGAGCGGAAGGCCTGA
- a CDS encoding ATP-dependent DNA ligase codes for MTYDIPQPMLAKSVPTVPDPAKTPGGLSFEPKWDGFRALVSFDGESVEIGSRGAKPLTRYFPELVEAFARILPEPCLIDGEIVVPRGEPGAQRLDWESLSQRIHPAASRVTMLSEQTPAMLIAFDLLARGDRDLQGEPFSTRRAELVDLLGGVPHPVHVTRTTADAAVAERWLAEFEGAGLDGVIAKPLDQPYAPNKRAMFKIKHARTADVVTFGYRIHKSGRGVGSLLVGLYDDAGELWNVGGVAAFSNQRRLELVDELEPLVVRDDDGAAVTGATEKSRFSGGRDAGFVRLRPGRVLEVRYDQLEGRRFRHTVQFARWRPDREPASCTYDQLDTVSAYDLGAVLV; via the coding sequence ATGACCTACGACATTCCGCAGCCGATGCTGGCGAAGTCGGTCCCGACCGTGCCCGATCCGGCGAAGACGCCGGGCGGGTTGAGCTTCGAACCGAAGTGGGACGGTTTCCGCGCGCTGGTGTCCTTCGACGGCGAGAGCGTCGAGATCGGCAGCCGCGGCGCGAAGCCACTGACCCGGTACTTCCCCGAGCTGGTCGAGGCCTTCGCGCGCATCCTGCCCGAGCCGTGTCTCATCGACGGCGAGATCGTCGTGCCGCGCGGAGAGCCCGGTGCGCAGCGGCTCGACTGGGAGTCGCTGAGCCAGCGCATCCACCCGGCGGCGTCGCGTGTGACGATGCTCTCGGAGCAGACGCCGGCCATGCTGATCGCCTTCGACCTGCTGGCCCGCGGCGATCGCGACCTGCAGGGCGAGCCCTTCTCGACCCGGCGCGCCGAACTCGTCGATCTGCTCGGCGGCGTCCCTCATCCCGTGCATGTGACCCGCACGACCGCCGACGCCGCCGTCGCCGAGCGCTGGCTCGCGGAGTTCGAGGGCGCCGGGCTCGACGGCGTCATCGCAAAGCCCCTGGATCAGCCCTACGCTCCGAACAAGCGCGCGATGTTCAAGATCAAGCACGCCCGCACGGCCGATGTCGTGACGTTCGGCTATCGCATCCACAAGTCCGGCCGAGGCGTCGGCTCCCTGCTGGTGGGCCTGTACGACGATGCGGGCGAGCTGTGGAACGTCGGCGGCGTGGCCGCGTTCAGCAACCAGCGACGCCTCGAGCTGGTCGACGAGCTCGAGCCGCTCGTGGTGCGCGACGACGACGGCGCCGCTGTGACCGGCGCGACCGAGAAGTCACGCTTCTCGGGTGGTCGTGACGCCGGCTTCGTGCGCCTTCGCCCGGGGCGGGTGCTCGAGGTGCGCTACGACCAGCTCGAGGGGCGCCGTTTCCGCCACACGGTGCAGTTCGCACGGTGGCGCCCCGACCGCGAGCCCGCGTCGTGCACCTACGACCAGCTCGACACCGTCAGCGCCTACGACCTCGGCGCGGTCCTGGTCTGA
- a CDS encoding TetR/AcrR family transcriptional regulator translates to MTDTRTAVIAAALDLFAEQGFEATSVEQIARAAGVSRSTFFRQFGGKDDVVFADHELLLDRARARLDKGHDDPWAAVCEASLEVYRHFAADPDLARRRYAVVRGVPALRDREIVTVFRYERLFDEYLRRALPGLDPVDAVGFAAAVTAVHNHVLRRLLRGPKRVPATTLVRALDGVRRRYGVLADDTAEETGDVVVAVFPRRMPAAEVTRRLRGKLGP, encoded by the coding sequence ATGACCGACACCCGCACGGCGGTGATCGCCGCCGCCTTGGACCTCTTCGCCGAGCAGGGGTTCGAGGCCACATCGGTGGAGCAGATCGCCCGGGCGGCCGGGGTGTCGCGCTCCACGTTTTTCCGTCAGTTCGGGGGCAAGGACGACGTCGTCTTCGCCGACCACGAACTCCTCCTCGACCGTGCCCGCGCCCGGCTCGACAAGGGTCACGACGATCCGTGGGCGGCCGTGTGCGAGGCTTCGCTCGAGGTGTACCGGCACTTCGCCGCCGACCCCGACCTCGCCCGCCGCCGATACGCCGTCGTGCGGGGCGTGCCGGCGCTGCGCGATCGCGAGATCGTCACGGTGTTCCGGTACGAGCGCCTCTTCGACGAGTACCTGCGACGCGCGCTTCCGGGCCTCGACCCGGTCGACGCGGTGGGCTTCGCCGCCGCCGTCACCGCGGTGCACAACCACGTGCTCCGCCGCCTGCTGCGCGGCCCGAAGCGCGTGCCGGCGACCACGCTCGTCCGCGCCCTCGACGGGGTGCGGCGCCGTTACGGTGTTCTCGCCGACGACACCGCGGAGGAGACCGGCGACGTGGTCGTGGCGGTGTTCCCGCGGCGGATGCCCGCCGCGGAGGTGACCCGTCGGCTGCGCGGCAAGCTGGGTCCGTGA
- a CDS encoding AI-2E family transporter, protein MGLFRREPQHVQLDPSLAEEQTKRAPWRLWTDGFGMLATRAIQIIVVVIVAAAVIWGMRQLTVVVIPLMLALIIACAFSPVMGWLRARGVPSVVATLLALLAIVLILSGVGWLIVWAVRDQWDELYASAQSGITSVIEWAQGLPFAPTQDDIDSWIATATDFVTSAQFGSGALAGVSAVANFVTGFVLLVVILFFFLKDGPQMWEFLLRPFRGDDYVRARRIGDKTVSVLGSYVRGTATVALVDAIGILIGLLILQVPLAIPLAVLVFLLAFIPIVGATLAGTLAALVALVANGWVNALFVVGVVVLVNQLEGNFLQPFLMGRSMKLHAFVILVALTVGTVLGGIVGAVLAVPIAAAAWGVIQVWDGPHRPARWARPKDPVEA, encoded by the coding sequence ATGGGCCTCTTCCGCCGCGAACCACAGCACGTTCAGCTCGATCCGTCCCTCGCCGAGGAGCAGACCAAGCGCGCTCCCTGGCGGCTCTGGACCGACGGATTCGGGATGCTGGCCACCCGCGCCATCCAGATCATCGTCGTCGTGATCGTCGCCGCCGCCGTGATCTGGGGCATGCGGCAGCTCACGGTCGTCGTCATCCCGCTGATGCTCGCGCTCATCATCGCGTGCGCGTTCTCACCGGTGATGGGGTGGCTCCGCGCCCGCGGGGTGCCCTCCGTGGTCGCCACCCTGCTCGCGCTGCTGGCGATCGTGCTCATCCTCTCGGGTGTCGGCTGGCTGATCGTGTGGGCGGTGCGCGACCAGTGGGATGAGCTCTACGCCTCGGCGCAGAGCGGCATCACCTCGGTCATCGAGTGGGCGCAGGGGCTGCCGTTCGCCCCGACGCAGGACGACATCGACTCATGGATCGCCACGGCGACCGACTTCGTCACGAGCGCGCAGTTCGGCTCGGGAGCTCTCGCGGGCGTCAGCGCGGTGGCGAACTTCGTCACCGGGTTCGTGCTGCTCGTGGTCATCCTCTTCTTCTTCCTCAAGGACGGCCCGCAGATGTGGGAGTTCCTCCTGCGTCCGTTCCGCGGCGACGACTACGTGCGCGCCCGCCGCATCGGCGACAAGACGGTGTCGGTGCTCGGGTCCTACGTGCGCGGCACCGCGACCGTTGCGCTCGTTGACGCCATCGGCATCCTGATCGGTCTGCTGATCCTGCAGGTGCCGCTCGCGATCCCGCTCGCCGTGCTCGTCTTCCTGCTCGCCTTCATCCCCATCGTCGGGGCGACGCTGGCGGGCACGCTCGCGGCCCTCGTCGCACTCGTGGCCAACGGCTGGGTCAACGCCCTGTTCGTCGTCGGCGTGGTCGTGCTCGTCAACCAGCTCGAGGGCAACTTCCTGCAACCGTTCCTCATGGGCCGGTCGATGAAGCTGCACGCCTTCGTCATCTTGGTCGCCCTGACCGTCGGCACGGTGCTCGGCGGCATCGTCGGCGCCGTTCTCGCGGTGCCGATCGCCGCGGCGGCGTGGGGCGTCATCCAGGTGTGGGACGGTCCGCACCGCCCCGCGCGCTGGGCGCGCCCGAAGGATCCGGTCGAGGCCTGA
- a CDS encoding acyl-CoA dehydrogenase family protein, whose amino-acid sequence MNDTSLPGERTTRYDLGARLDTDYYAVFTDIDDADRAAWNRAKELVDEVAPLMRDAWDTASYPVEVVGRMGELDLFTDGIDHPDLTHLSPLGAGLVNMEVSRGDGSLGTVLAVQGGLALRTLALFGSPEQQARWLQPLARGEVLGAFALTEPDHGSDSVSLETAARRDGDGWVLRGAKKWIGNGASGGITFVWARVDDEGADDHGTVRCFLVEQDTPGYTGTVITGKVSLRGIHQAHIALDDVRVPQAAVLPGSRSFKDASVVLYSTRSGVAWSALGHATACYEAALSYSQQRMQFGKPLATFQMVQERLAQMLEELTAMQLYCRHLADLETSGGLRPTQASLAKYHNTRAARRIASTARDLLGGNGILLENGVMQHLADIEAIHTYEGTESVQALLIGRDITGLSAFA is encoded by the coding sequence ATGAACGACACCTCCCTTCCGGGCGAACGCACGACGCGGTATGACCTCGGCGCGCGGCTCGACACCGACTACTACGCCGTCTTCACCGACATCGACGACGCCGACCGCGCCGCCTGGAACCGCGCGAAGGAGCTCGTCGACGAGGTCGCGCCCCTCATGCGCGACGCGTGGGACACCGCCTCCTACCCCGTCGAGGTCGTGGGCCGGATGGGCGAGCTCGACCTCTTCACCGACGGGATCGACCATCCCGACCTGACGCACCTGTCACCCCTGGGTGCCGGGCTGGTCAACATGGAGGTCTCGCGCGGCGACGGCTCACTCGGCACCGTGCTGGCCGTGCAGGGCGGGCTGGCCCTGCGCACCCTCGCCCTCTTCGGCAGCCCCGAGCAGCAGGCCCGATGGCTGCAGCCCCTCGCCCGAGGAGAGGTGCTCGGGGCGTTCGCGCTGACCGAACCCGACCACGGCTCCGACTCCGTCTCGCTCGAGACCGCCGCCCGCCGTGACGGCGACGGCTGGGTGCTGCGGGGAGCGAAGAAGTGGATCGGAAACGGCGCGTCGGGCGGCATCACCTTCGTGTGGGCCCGCGTCGACGACGAGGGCGCCGACGACCACGGCACGGTCCGCTGCTTCCTGGTCGAACAGGACACCCCGGGTTACACCGGCACCGTCATCACCGGCAAGGTGTCGCTGCGCGGCATCCACCAGGCGCACATCGCCCTCGACGACGTGCGCGTGCCGCAGGCGGCCGTGCTGCCGGGCTCGCGCTCGTTCAAGGACGCATCGGTCGTGCTGTACTCCACGCGATCGGGCGTCGCCTGGTCAGCGCTCGGCCACGCCACCGCCTGCTATGAGGCGGCCCTGTCGTATTCCCAGCAGCGCATGCAGTTCGGCAAGCCGCTCGCGACCTTCCAGATGGTGCAGGAGCGCCTGGCGCAGATGCTCGAGGAGCTGACGGCGATGCAGCTGTACTGCCGCCATCTCGCCGACCTCGAGACCTCCGGCGGTCTCCGCCCGACGCAGGCCTCCCTCGCGAAGTATCACAACACGCGCGCCGCGCGACGGATCGCTTCCACGGCGCGCGACCTCCTGGGCGGCAACGGCATCCTGCTCGAGAACGGCGTCATGCAGCATCTCGCCGACATCGAGGCCATCCACACCTACGAGGGCACCGAGAGCGTGCAGGCGCTGCTCATCGGTCGGGACATCACGGGTCTGAGCGCTTTCGCCTGA